The nucleotide sequence CCACAGACATTCCTCCTAAGGTTTTGGCAAGCAAGAAACCAGTCAGGGTGATCCCTTTGAAAACGACTATGTCTGCGTTCAATTGACAGGGTTCCTCACTGAGTAGTCCGTAATTGACGACGGTTCCTTCTTCACTCAAGATCCCACCAAGAGTCAAAGTCGCTTTCCCAGCAACGGCATCGATTGCCAATGGGATATTGGCATCTCCCAACTCAGCTCGGACTATTTCTGGCAAATCTTCTCCTTCCACCATCACCAAGTCCGCACCGATTTCAGACAACTCTTTTTCCAGTCCCTCACGCCGAATAATGTTCAGGGTGTGTACCCCTCTGGCCCTTGCCAGTTGAATCAGGTAACGACTGACCGCTGAGTTTGCGGCATTTTGAAAAACCCAATCACCGGGTTTAAGATCAACATAGTGATCAAGTATGAACTTGGTGGTAGCCGGATTGACTTCAAGCATCGCAATTTGAAGTAAGTCCGCCTCAGCGGATACCTTGATCAATGTCGAAGCTGATACTTGAATCTCCTGACTTCAGTTCGCCCTGCCCATGCTCATCACCCAATCTTCTACCGCAGAGCCATGGACACCGCCTTCTATCGCTGAGATGGACCCCACTCCTTCAATGCCAAGTCGGGCGGGTAAAGGTGGCTTCGAAGCATATTTTTCCTCCATGATCAGAATTTCAGCAGGATTGATTGGGGCTGCGTCAATTCGAAGATGCACTTCATCAGTGGAAGGTGATCCCAGTTGAGGACCGTCAACGGTTTTGCAGACCTCCCAGGGAAGCCCAAAAGATTTCAACTCAACGTGCTGCATGCTCATTCCCTTAAAAAAGTTCACGAAGATCATTCCAAAAAAAAGACCGATGATCTCATGGAAAATAAAGGAGACTGTTTTTCACTCTTCAAAAATGCCTTACTTCAAATCTCTTTGCTATGTCCCAGATTGGCAAGTCCTGACATGATAAAAAGCTGAATTCAGCACGGAACCTCTTTCTCGGAAATGAAGGCTGTCTTTGACTCATTTTGAAATCTTGGTTTTTTCTTCGAGTTACCACAAAAGCTGGGGTCAATTTTTTAAAAAATAATCTGAATCTATTATTTAACTGTTGAAAATTGATTTAATGAACTAATTATTTAAATTTTAAACAATATAATCAGTTATTTTATAATTTTTCATAAAAATAATAAATTTTTTATTGACATTATATACAAGTTATATGTAATATTATTGTAACAATTAATTTGGTGATTGAAAAATCATTCATGGCAGTTAATCCAATGAAAGTGGATTCTTTGAATCAACGCTAAGCAGGATGCTTACTCAAAACATGGAGTTGAAAATGTCAGTTCAGAAAACAGCCTCTGTTGAAAACCTTGTCCGCAACATCGAGCGACAGCGCAAGTCCCACCTCCTAAATCGATACCGCACAAAAGCTAGTCTGGTTTCAAACTCTGGAGCCACAGGATATTTGAGGTTGGATCCTAGATTTGCCAAGCCAAGTTGGCTGAGCCTACCCAGTTGGTTGGGCGGCAAAAGCTTTGGGCAGGCTTGTAGAGTCCAGGTTAGTCATTCTTATCTGGCACTTCCAAAGTGCATCCATCCGAATGCTTACTAAAGACAAAGCCTAACACTAGGTCCAGCTCTGAAAGAGCTATCGTCACAGAGATTTTTTTGCACAAAATCGATGATATAGTTTGATTCTAAGTAGATCAAATCAGCTGGTAAGCAGTTGCAGTTCTTCTAGTCAAATTGGTCGCTCCTAAAGGTATATTTTATCAAAGGCTAGTGAAGATTAGAGGATAAAATTGGCATCGATGTCGTTTTAGATATGTCATCGTGGCTCCCTACTGCAATTGGAAATCGATAGAGAACTAATTCCGAAGTATTGGCAGGGATAATCGCCTCATGTGTTTGAGGTAGGAAACTAAAAATGCGTGGCAAGGGTGGTTCTTCAAGATTTAGTTTGGGCTAATCCAAGACTTCAGAAATTGCAGACTCAAGATCACTCCACAAGTCTTCGACGTTCTCAATTCCTACCGAAAATCGACAGAGCGTCATTGGTACTCCTGCTTCGCGTTCCGCTTCATATCTAGATCGACGTTCGATCAGGCTCTCTACTCCTCCCAAACTCGTAGCATGAGTAATTACTTTGAGCGATTCAAGAATCTGATCGGTTCTCTCGGAAGTCGTATCAATTTCGAAGGAGAGCATCCCACCACAACCATTGGGAAGTACGCGCTTTGCCTTCTCATGTTGTGAATCACCAGGCAAGGCTGGGTAATTGAGTTTCCTGATTTTCGGGT is from SAR324 cluster bacterium and encodes:
- a CDS encoding zinc-binding dehydrogenase, encoding MIKVSAEADLLQIAMLEVNPATTKFILDHYVDLKPGDWVFQNAANSAVSRYLIQLARARGVHTLNIIRREGLEKELSEIGADLVMVEGEDLPEIVRAELGDANIPLAIDAVAGKATLTLGGILSEEGTVVNYGLLSEEPCQLNADIVVFKGITLTGFLLAKTLGGMSVDAKATALRRIGGVCGLRTNFDPS